From a region of the Marinomonas mediterranea MMB-1 genome:
- a CDS encoding TRAP transporter small permease subunit, with product MSDPSTELNLAEIEAKLSHSNINQLPHTPVSQWLENAIEKIGQYVSWIWLVLMLLIVSNALMRYFFNTTFVALEELQWHLYAVGFMLGLSYCFIHDGHVRVDALAEHWSMKKRIWIETFGISLLLLPFCFVMFNYALPFVERSYRMNEVSPSFDGLPFRWILKSFILIALALLVMAASSRWLRCVAFLRGVSIHQSHTKS from the coding sequence ATGTCCGATCCATCAACTGAGTTAAATTTAGCTGAAATCGAGGCAAAATTATCACACTCCAACATCAACCAGCTGCCTCACACACCAGTCTCGCAATGGCTTGAAAATGCCATCGAAAAGATAGGGCAGTACGTTTCTTGGATTTGGTTGGTATTGATGCTATTGATCGTCAGCAATGCCTTAATGCGTTATTTTTTCAATACCACCTTTGTGGCGTTAGAAGAGTTACAGTGGCACTTGTATGCGGTTGGCTTCATGCTGGGGCTGTCTTACTGCTTTATCCACGACGGTCATGTTCGTGTTGATGCACTGGCGGAACATTGGTCGATGAAAAAACGCATATGGATCGAAACCTTTGGTATCTCGCTCCTACTGCTGCCTTTTTGTTTTGTCATGTTTAACTATGCCCTTCCTTTCGTTGAGCGATCTTATCGAATGAACGAAGTCTCACCTTCATTTGATGGCTTACCTTTTCGCTGGATTCTCAAGTCATTCATTTTAATTGCACTGGCATTATTGGTCATGGCGGCCAGTTCTCGCTGGCTTCGCTGTGTCGCTTTTCTACGTGGCGTTTCTATTCATCAAAGCCACACGAAAAGCTAG
- the ntrC gene encoding nitrogen regulation protein NR(I): protein MQPQDTVWIVDDDRSIRWVLEKTLEQEGIQCRLFESAESLTNLLDKEQPSVIISDIRMPGMDGLTLLNKLQNDHPYLPVIIMTAHSDLESAVASYQGGAFEYLPKPFDVEEAVSLVKRAIIHHKKSMPAELEVAEIEDDEEVSKEIIGEAPAMQEVFRAIGRLANSNITVLINGESGTGKELVAQALHRHSPRASNPFIALNMAAIPHDLIESELFGHEKGAFTGANTQRRGRFEQANGGTLFLDEIGDMPAETQTRLLRVLADGEFYRVGGHTPVKVDVRIIAATHQNLEGLVESGSFREDLFHRLNVIRIHLPKLAERREDIPKLARHFLSRAAEELAVEPKILTTETENYLSRLEWPGNVRQLENTCRWLIVMASGREVLIEDLPPELLNTTPSEQPFGSWEDALKNWVDDALASGQKAILDQVVPKFERIMIETALKHTAGRRRDASLLLGWGRNTLTRKIKELGIDNSDQDEE, encoded by the coding sequence ATGCAGCCACAAGATACCGTATGGATAGTAGACGACGACCGATCGATACGTTGGGTTCTAGAAAAAACACTGGAACAAGAAGGCATTCAATGTCGCTTGTTTGAATCCGCAGAGTCTCTTACCAATCTGCTTGATAAAGAACAACCAAGTGTCATTATCAGTGATATACGAATGCCCGGAATGGACGGCCTGACACTGCTCAATAAACTTCAGAATGATCACCCTTATTTACCCGTGATCATCATGACAGCGCATTCCGATTTGGAAAGCGCAGTAGCTTCCTATCAAGGCGGTGCATTTGAATATCTACCGAAACCTTTTGATGTCGAAGAAGCCGTTAGTCTGGTAAAAAGAGCGATCATTCATCACAAAAAATCAATGCCTGCTGAACTCGAAGTCGCAGAGATTGAAGACGATGAAGAAGTCAGCAAAGAAATTATTGGCGAAGCACCTGCCATGCAGGAAGTCTTTCGTGCTATAGGTCGATTAGCTAACTCAAATATCACCGTGTTGATTAATGGCGAATCCGGTACTGGTAAAGAGCTTGTCGCTCAGGCACTTCATCGCCACAGCCCTCGCGCATCGAATCCTTTTATTGCCCTCAACATGGCGGCCATTCCACACGATCTAATCGAGTCGGAACTTTTTGGTCATGAAAAAGGCGCGTTCACAGGGGCAAATACGCAACGCCGAGGCCGCTTTGAACAAGCAAATGGCGGCACACTGTTTCTGGATGAAATAGGCGACATGCCAGCAGAAACCCAAACGCGACTATTAAGAGTGCTGGCAGATGGCGAGTTCTATCGAGTTGGTGGACATACGCCCGTTAAAGTAGATGTTCGCATCATTGCTGCGACGCACCAGAATCTTGAAGGGTTGGTTGAAAGCGGTTCGTTCCGTGAAGACCTTTTCCACCGCTTAAACGTCATTCGCATACACCTACCAAAACTTGCAGAACGCAGAGAAGACATTCCAAAGCTAGCCCGTCACTTTTTGAGTCGAGCTGCGGAAGAACTCGCTGTTGAACCCAAGATCCTAACGACTGAAACCGAAAACTACCTGAGCCGCCTAGAATGGCCGGGGAACGTTCGACAGTTAGAAAACACCTGTCGTTGGTTAATCGTTATGGCATCTGGCCGCGAAGTACTGATTGAAGACCTTCCACCCGAATTGCTTAACACGACACCAAGCGAGCAGCCATTTGGATCATGGGAAGACGCTCTTAAAAATTGGGTAGATGATGCACTCGCAAGCGGACAGAAAGCCATTCTCGATCAAGTTGTTCCAAAATTTGAACGCATCATGATTGAAACCGCACTAAAACACACAGCAGGTCGCCGCCGTGACGCATCGCTTTTGTTAGGTTGGGGAAGAAATACTCTTACCAGAAAAATCAAAGAATTAGGCATTGATAACAGCGATCAAGATGAAGAATAA
- a CDS encoding ABC transporter ATP-binding protein, which translates to MTSLMEFKEVDVHYGPIQALKKVSLEVNEGEIVTMIGANGAGKSTLLMSIFGQPRVSAGQIIYRGEDISKKSAHYVASNGLAQSPEGRRIFPGMTVEENLLMGTIPIGMDHADEDMRKMFDLFPRLEERRNQRASTMSGGEQQMLAIARALMSRPKLLLLDEPSLGLAPIIVKQIFEILKDVASTGMTIFLVEQNANHALKLADRGYVMVNGEIRMTGTGDELLVNPEVREAYLGGH; encoded by the coding sequence ATGACATCCTTGATGGAATTTAAAGAGGTTGATGTTCACTACGGGCCGATTCAAGCTCTTAAGAAAGTATCGCTTGAAGTGAACGAAGGTGAGATCGTGACGATGATCGGCGCAAACGGCGCGGGTAAATCGACACTTTTGATGTCTATATTCGGTCAGCCTCGTGTGTCTGCAGGGCAGATCATCTATCGCGGTGAAGATATCTCGAAAAAATCGGCGCACTACGTTGCATCAAACGGATTGGCGCAGTCTCCAGAGGGACGTCGAATCTTTCCAGGTATGACGGTGGAAGAAAACCTACTGATGGGCACGATTCCTATCGGCATGGATCACGCTGACGAAGACATGCGAAAAATGTTCGATTTGTTTCCTCGCCTTGAAGAGCGACGCAATCAACGAGCTTCGACTATGTCGGGTGGTGAGCAGCAAATGCTCGCAATCGCGCGTGCGCTAATGAGTCGACCGAAGCTGCTGCTTTTAGATGAGCCCAGTTTAGGACTTGCTCCAATCATTGTTAAGCAGATCTTTGAGATACTGAAAGATGTCGCCAGTACGGGGATGACTATCTTCTTAGTAGAACAAAATGCGAACCATGCTCTAAAACTGGCAGATAGAGGCTATGTGATGGTGAATGGTGAAATTCGTATGACGGGAACAGGTGATGAATTGCTTGTAAATCCTGAAGTACGTGAAGCTTACTTAGGTGGGCATTAA
- a CDS encoding DUF3461 family protein, whose translation MHPTLESMGITSFDDIDKFTLRYEGGFDVLKVYYRREKGSLLPKSKKFKFGRSTKTVLADGGQQTYRQVQEPSLVVLRAVEELGQIVGKAQETKITKDELVKELEHLERVMASKIAEIKDKIDSFQ comes from the coding sequence ATGCATCCGACTTTAGAATCCATGGGGATTACTAGTTTTGACGATATCGATAAGTTCACTTTACGCTACGAAGGCGGCTTCGACGTACTAAAAGTTTACTACCGTCGTGAAAAAGGCTCTCTACTTCCAAAGAGCAAAAAGTTCAAATTTGGCCGTTCTACAAAAACCGTATTGGCTGATGGCGGTCAACAAACTTACCGTCAGGTTCAAGAGCCTTCACTGGTTGTTCTTCGCGCTGTTGAAGAGCTTGGCCAAATCGTTGGCAAAGCGCAAGAAACGAAAATTACCAAAGATGAGCTTGTTAAAGAACTTGAGCATCTAGAACGTGTAATGGCGAGTAAAATTGCAGAAATCAAAGACAAGATTGATTCGTTCCAATAA
- a CDS encoding ABC transporter ATP-binding protein — translation MSQDSILKVENLVMHFGGIKALNDVNFEIKRGSVSALIGPNGAGKTTVFNCLTGFYKATGGSIMLHASGKSTSVIEVLGEPFQVSDYLNPVAFIKRLKYKMFGGSHLVNRAGLARTFQNIRLFKEMSVVENLLVAQHMRVNRGMFAGILKTKAFKESEEEALERAFYWLGVVDLKEFANRLAGELSYGQQRRLEIARAMCTNPEIVCLDEPAAGLNPSETEALTKMIRVLRDEHNTTVLLIEHDMGMVMNISDYIVVLDHGEVIARGGPDDIKSNPKVIAAYLGAEEGEEVTL, via the coding sequence ATGAGCCAGGATAGTATTCTAAAAGTTGAAAATCTGGTCATGCATTTTGGTGGTATTAAAGCACTTAATGACGTGAACTTTGAGATAAAGCGTGGTTCTGTTTCTGCGTTAATTGGTCCTAACGGTGCGGGTAAAACGACCGTGTTTAACTGTTTGACTGGTTTCTATAAAGCGACGGGCGGTAGCATTATGCTGCACGCAAGTGGCAAGAGTACCAGTGTGATTGAGGTATTAGGTGAGCCATTTCAGGTTTCCGATTACCTGAATCCTGTCGCGTTTATTAAGCGACTTAAATATAAAATGTTCGGTGGTTCACACCTCGTGAATCGCGCAGGGCTTGCGAGAACGTTTCAGAATATTCGACTGTTTAAGGAAATGTCAGTTGTCGAGAATCTTCTGGTTGCACAGCATATGCGTGTAAATCGTGGCATGTTTGCTGGGATACTGAAAACCAAAGCGTTTAAAGAGTCGGAAGAAGAAGCGCTTGAGCGTGCGTTTTATTGGCTTGGTGTGGTTGATCTAAAAGAGTTTGCAAACCGTCTTGCGGGTGAATTGTCGTATGGTCAGCAGCGTCGTCTTGAGATTGCGCGTGCCATGTGCACCAACCCTGAAATAGTGTGTTTGGATGAACCTGCGGCAGGTTTGAACCCTTCTGAAACCGAAGCGCTAACGAAGATGATTCGGGTACTTCGCGACGAACACAATACGACAGTCTTGCTGATCGAGCATGATATGGGCATGGTTATGAACATCTCTGACTATATCGTGGTGTTGGATCATGGTGAAGTAATCGCCAGAGGTGGGCCTGATGATATCAAGTCGAATCCGAAAGTTATTGCAGCGTATCTAGGAGCAGAAGAAGGTGAAGAGGTGACATTATGA
- the glnL gene encoding nitrogen regulation protein NR(II): protein MHSLLIDHLSTAVVQLNNEMKIEYLNPSAEMFLHVSRRRIYGQDLSAAFTEDDESIRALKSAIVSGHPFTKREAKIILTDNRTVFCDYTVTPVMGSINTTESLIIELHARDRVKRISQEDDLIASHETSKELIRGLAHEIKNPLGGIRGAAQLISRAFKDEDLKDYTQVIIEESDRLRDLVDRLLGPRQLPQKKELNIHRVIERVKQLIEVESHGEIVIDRDYDPSIPEMIGDESQLIQALLNVVRNAMQALLSQESNDDRRITLITRTLRQFTIGAKRHRLVCKISIIDNGPGIPDHIMKTLFYPMVSGRADGTGLGLSIAQSSIHQHSGIIECKSRPLCTEFNILIPIETHSVEKEEH, encoded by the coding sequence GTGCATAGTTTGTTGATCGACCATCTCTCGACTGCGGTCGTGCAGTTAAATAACGAGATGAAAATTGAATACCTTAACCCTTCTGCAGAAATGTTTTTGCACGTAAGCCGTCGTCGTATTTATGGGCAAGATCTGAGTGCAGCTTTCACAGAAGATGATGAAAGTATTCGAGCACTTAAATCCGCTATCGTCTCTGGACACCCTTTCACCAAACGCGAAGCAAAAATCATATTGACGGACAACCGAACCGTTTTCTGTGATTACACAGTTACGCCAGTGATGGGCTCGATCAATACAACAGAAAGTCTAATCATAGAATTGCACGCTCGCGACAGAGTGAAGCGCATCTCTCAAGAAGATGATTTAATTGCCAGTCACGAAACCAGCAAAGAACTCATCCGCGGCCTAGCACATGAAATCAAAAACCCGTTAGGCGGTATTCGCGGCGCGGCTCAGTTAATTAGCCGAGCATTTAAAGACGAAGACCTTAAAGACTACACTCAAGTTATTATCGAAGAGTCCGATCGCCTCAGAGATTTAGTCGATCGACTGCTTGGCCCACGCCAGTTACCACAGAAAAAAGAACTCAACATTCACCGCGTGATTGAACGAGTCAAACAACTGATCGAAGTGGAATCACACGGTGAGATCGTTATTGATAGAGACTATGATCCCAGTATTCCTGAGATGATTGGTGATGAGTCACAATTGATTCAAGCATTGCTTAATGTGGTTCGAAATGCGATGCAAGCGCTACTGTCTCAAGAATCAAATGACGATAGACGAATCACACTGATCACACGCACATTACGCCAGTTCACAATCGGCGCAAAACGCCACCGCCTTGTTTGTAAAATTAGCATTATCGACAACGGCCCCGGCATACCAGATCACATTATGAAAACGCTCTTTTACCCAATGGTAAGCGGGCGCGCGGACGGAACGGGATTAGGGCTGTCCATAGCTCAATCCTCTATTCATCAGCACAGTGGCATTATTGAGTGTAAAAGCCGTCCACTCTGTACTGAATTCAACATACTTATACCTATTGAGACGCACAGCGTCGAGAAGGAGGAACACTAA
- the thiI gene encoding tRNA uracil 4-sulfurtransferase ThiI, producing MKFIVKFFPEITIKSRPVRKAFVKQLRHNIRLVLRKYDDHVVVAGNWDFIEVLSEKDDMREDFTNALSNIAGIAHFQYVREFVLTTLDDIVEEAIKSYGDAIKDSVFAVRVRRVGTHDFSSVDAERHIGGCLKARCGALAVRLKNPEVLVPIDIRDNRVWMIEQRVEGLGGYPIGSQDSVLSLISGGFDSTVSSYLTMSRGLKTHFCFFNLGGDAHEIGVKQVSHFLWDKYGSNINVKFVTVPFENVVAEILTKVDNSEMGVILKRMMLRAASEVMEGLNAKALVTGESVAQVSSQTLINLQVIDQVTDNLVIRPLVTMNKQDIIDKAIEIGTEPFAASMPEYCGVISVKPTTRAKMHRIDREESKFDMAVLEQAINSARVVSIQNVMDDVEKQYQGEVPVVRMPVGDEVIVDIRHPDEAERKPLKVSGRPVIKMPFFTLESGWPEVDKSKTHLLYCGKGVMSRIHASQLLGRGYENVGVYLP from the coding sequence ATGAAATTCATAGTTAAATTCTTTCCAGAAATAACCATTAAGAGCCGTCCTGTTCGGAAGGCTTTTGTTAAGCAACTTCGACACAATATCCGCTTGGTGTTGCGTAAATATGACGATCACGTTGTGGTCGCTGGCAACTGGGACTTTATCGAAGTGCTTTCTGAAAAGGATGACATGAGAGAAGACTTCACCAATGCCTTGTCGAACATCGCCGGTATTGCGCACTTCCAATACGTGAGAGAGTTTGTTTTAACGACGCTCGATGACATTGTGGAAGAAGCCATCAAATCTTATGGTGATGCCATTAAAGATTCTGTATTTGCGGTGCGTGTTCGACGCGTTGGTACCCATGACTTCTCCTCTGTTGATGCTGAGCGTCATATTGGTGGTTGCCTAAAAGCTCGATGCGGCGCATTGGCGGTTCGATTGAAAAATCCCGAAGTGCTTGTGCCCATCGACATACGTGATAACCGCGTTTGGATGATCGAGCAGAGAGTAGAAGGCTTGGGTGGCTATCCTATCGGTTCGCAGGACTCCGTGCTGTCTCTTATCTCTGGTGGCTTTGACTCAACTGTCAGTTCCTACCTAACGATGAGTCGCGGACTAAAGACTCACTTTTGCTTTTTTAACCTTGGCGGTGATGCGCACGAGATCGGCGTAAAACAGGTGTCCCATTTTCTTTGGGATAAATACGGTTCAAATATAAACGTTAAATTTGTCACCGTTCCTTTTGAAAACGTTGTGGCAGAAATACTGACAAAAGTCGACAACTCTGAAATGGGCGTTATCTTGAAGCGTATGATGTTGCGCGCTGCGTCGGAAGTGATGGAAGGTTTAAACGCCAAGGCACTGGTAACGGGAGAAAGCGTTGCTCAAGTATCTAGTCAAACGCTCATCAACCTTCAAGTGATTGACCAAGTTACAGACAACTTAGTAATCCGACCGCTTGTAACGATGAATAAACAAGACATCATCGACAAAGCGATTGAGATAGGCACTGAGCCTTTCGCGGCAAGTATGCCTGAATATTGTGGTGTCATTTCTGTCAAGCCGACTACTCGCGCGAAAATGCACCGTATTGACCGCGAAGAAAGCAAATTTGATATGGCTGTACTAGAGCAAGCGATCAACTCCGCACGTGTTGTTTCCATTCAGAATGTAATGGACGATGTTGAAAAGCAATATCAAGGGGAAGTGCCCGTCGTGCGTATGCCTGTTGGTGACGAAGTCATTGTTGATATTCGTCATCCTGACGAAGCAGAGCGCAAACCATTAAAAGTATCAGGACGTCCGGTTATAAAAATGCCGTTCTTTACACTAGAATCAGGCTGGCCTGAGGTCGATAAGAGCAAAACGCACTTGCTGTACTGCGGTAAAGGTGTGATGAGTCGTATACATGCGTCTCAACTGCTGGGGCGCGGTTATGAAAACGTAGGTGTTTATTTGCCGTAA
- a CDS encoding 3-hydroxybutyrate dehydrogenase → MNNKTVLITGAASGIGLEIAQAFLKADMNVAILDFSQTAIEEAKTQLSAFHQKCTFFACDVTKEPQFMDAIDAAIAQFGHIDILINNAGVQHIAPIEEFPSDTYRRLIDIMLIAPFLAIKKILPLMKEKGDGRIINMSSINGLIGFAGKAGYNSAKHGVIGLTKVAALEAAPFGVTINALCPGYVDTPLVRNQLEDLAKTRNVSLDRVLEEVIWPLVPQRRFLTVDEISDYCLFLSSPSAKGVTGQAIVIDGGYTTQ, encoded by the coding sequence ATGAACAATAAAACAGTATTAATTACGGGGGCAGCAAGTGGAATCGGTTTGGAAATTGCTCAGGCATTTCTGAAAGCGGACATGAATGTCGCCATTTTAGATTTCAGCCAAACGGCGATAGAAGAGGCAAAAACACAGCTTTCAGCATTCCATCAGAAATGCACTTTTTTCGCCTGCGATGTGACTAAGGAACCGCAATTTATGGACGCGATAGACGCCGCCATTGCGCAATTTGGCCATATCGATATTCTGATCAACAACGCGGGGGTTCAACATATCGCGCCGATAGAAGAATTCCCCTCAGACACCTACCGGCGTTTAATAGACATTATGTTGATCGCGCCCTTTTTGGCGATCAAAAAAATCCTGCCTTTGATGAAAGAAAAAGGGGATGGACGAATCATTAACATGTCGTCGATTAATGGCTTAATCGGCTTTGCAGGCAAAGCTGGCTACAATTCTGCCAAGCACGGCGTAATTGGCCTAACAAAAGTAGCTGCGCTGGAAGCCGCGCCTTTTGGTGTGACCATCAATGCGCTGTGCCCCGGCTATGTGGACACGCCATTGGTGAGAAATCAGCTGGAGGATTTGGCGAAAACACGCAATGTCTCACTTGATCGTGTGTTGGAGGAGGTCATTTGGCCTCTGGTACCGCAACGCCGCTTCCTCACGGTAGATGAAATTTCAGACTACTGTTTGTTTCTCAGCAGCCCTTCGGCAAAAGGAGTGACAGGACAAGCTATCGTCATCGACGGTGGCTATACCACACAGTAG
- a CDS encoding TRAP transporter large permease, producing MFETYELLVIAMLGSFILLIFSGFPVAWVLAGLAIIFSVVGVLSSQFLDWDTYYMNDWRIYGTIIQRIYAQMSNWVLVALPMFIFMGLMLERSGVAERLMVNFVNLFGRFRGGLGVAVILIGILFAASTGIVGASVVLLAMLSMPVMLEQKYSPSFASGIVASSGTLGILIPPSIMLIIMADQLSLSVGSLFMGALVPGLLLGGLYIVYVILSAIFNPKVCQPPLNLPPVSMELIWSTLKAVFPPLALILSVLGSIFMGIVSPTEAAGVGAFGATVLAILNKRFNMKMLAEVCRKTTITTSFVFGIFLGATAFAVVLRTLGGDEFISDLLQGIPLSPAGIVAVILLIAFVAGFFLDWLEISLILLPLVGPVVVALEFNLVWFVVLFALALQTSFLTPPVGFSLFYLKGVAPPGVTTLHIYKGVIPFVLLQLLAVLLVFLFPDLVLWLPEVIYG from the coding sequence ATGTTCGAAACATACGAATTATTAGTCATTGCCATGCTTGGCAGTTTTATCTTATTGATTTTTTCAGGGTTTCCTGTCGCATGGGTGCTCGCTGGTTTGGCGATTATCTTCAGCGTTGTTGGCGTTTTGTCCTCCCAATTTTTGGATTGGGACACCTACTATATGAACGATTGGCGCATATACGGCACCATAATCCAACGGATTTACGCCCAAATGAGCAACTGGGTGCTTGTCGCCTTACCCATGTTTATTTTTATGGGATTGATGCTAGAACGCTCTGGCGTAGCTGAACGCTTGATGGTGAACTTTGTTAATTTATTTGGTCGATTTCGAGGTGGACTCGGTGTTGCAGTTATCTTAATCGGCATTTTGTTTGCGGCGTCAACAGGCATCGTGGGTGCGTCGGTTGTACTACTCGCCATGCTGTCTATGCCAGTCATGTTAGAACAAAAATATTCGCCTTCGTTTGCCAGCGGTATTGTCGCGTCGTCTGGTACCTTGGGCATTTTGATTCCGCCAAGCATCATGCTAATTATTATGGCGGATCAGCTTTCTCTTTCCGTGGGCAGCTTATTCATGGGCGCGCTGGTTCCCGGTTTGTTACTGGGCGGTTTGTACATTGTGTATGTCATTCTTTCTGCTATTTTCAATCCGAAAGTCTGCCAACCACCACTGAATTTACCACCGGTATCGATGGAGTTAATCTGGTCAACATTAAAAGCCGTTTTTCCTCCACTGGCACTTATTTTGTCTGTATTGGGCTCTATCTTCATGGGGATTGTTTCGCCAACAGAAGCCGCCGGTGTTGGGGCGTTTGGTGCCACTGTTTTGGCGATTTTAAACAAGCGCTTCAATATGAAAATGTTGGCTGAAGTGTGCCGTAAAACCACCATTACGACGTCGTTTGTTTTTGGTATTTTCTTGGGCGCGACGGCTTTCGCCGTGGTGTTACGAACGCTAGGGGGCGATGAATTCATTAGTGATTTGCTGCAAGGTATTCCCTTGTCGCCTGCAGGCATTGTGGCGGTTATTCTGCTCATCGCCTTTGTAGCGGGTTTCTTCTTAGACTGGCTAGAAATTAGCTTGATTTTACTCCCTCTCGTCGGGCCTGTTGTGGTCGCGTTGGAGTTCAATTTGGTGTGGTTTGTAGTGCTGTTTGCTTTGGCACTACAAACCTCTTTTTTAACACCACCTGTTGGCTTTTCGCTCTTCTATTTAAAAGGCGTCGCACCACCTGGGGTGACCACATTACACATCTACAAAGGCGTTATTCCTTTCGTCCTTCTGCAATTATTAGCTGTGCTTCTGGTGTTTTTATTTCCAGACCTAGTGTTATGGTTGCCCGAAGTGATTTACGGTTAA
- the glnA gene encoding glutamate--ammonia ligase — MSNKTLALIAEHDAKWVDLRFTDFRGKEQHVSIPASSIDEEFFENGQMFDGSSIAGWKGINESDMIMMPQDETTIVDPFTEEPTVIVRCNIIEPSTMQGYDRDPRSVAERAEEYLKSTGLGDTAFFGPEPEFFVFDDVKWHADLSGCGVEINAEEACWASNKSFEGGNMGHRPSVKGGYFPVPPVDSHHDLRAAMCGAMESMGLEIEVHHHEVATAGQNEIGAKFNTLVKKADEVQVLKYCVHNVAHAYGKTATFMPKPIVGDNGSGMHVHQSFWKDGVNQFSGDQYAGLSETALFYIGGIIKHAKALNAFTNASTNSYKRLVPGFEAPVMLAYSARNRSASIRIPYVASPKGKRIEARFPDPTANPYLAFAAMLMAGLDGIKNKIHPGDAADKDLYDLPAEEAAAIPTVAGSLEEALKCLSEDREFLTQGGVFSDDMIDAYIDLKSEEVERVNMTTHPVEFDLYYSV, encoded by the coding sequence ATGTCAAACAAGACTCTTGCCTTGATTGCTGAGCACGACGCTAAGTGGGTTGACCTACGTTTCACCGACTTCCGTGGTAAAGAGCAGCACGTTTCTATTCCAGCATCTTCTATTGATGAAGAGTTTTTCGAAAACGGTCAAATGTTTGACGGTTCTTCTATCGCTGGTTGGAAAGGCATCAACGAATCCGACATGATCATGATGCCGCAAGACGAAACGACTATCGTTGACCCATTCACTGAAGAGCCAACTGTTATTGTTCGTTGTAACATCATCGAGCCTTCAACAATGCAAGGTTACGATCGCGACCCACGTTCTGTTGCAGAACGCGCAGAAGAATACTTGAAGTCTACAGGCCTTGGCGACACAGCTTTCTTTGGTCCAGAGCCAGAATTCTTCGTATTTGACGATGTTAAATGGCACGCTGATCTATCTGGTTGTGGTGTTGAAATTAACGCTGAAGAAGCTTGCTGGGCGTCTAACAAGTCGTTCGAAGGCGGCAACATGGGTCACCGCCCATCAGTAAAAGGCGGTTACTTCCCAGTACCACCAGTTGACTCTCATCATGACCTTCGTGCTGCAATGTGTGGCGCAATGGAATCTATGGGTCTTGAAATTGAAGTACATCACCACGAAGTTGCGACTGCTGGTCAAAACGAAATCGGTGCTAAATTCAACACTCTAGTTAAGAAAGCGGACGAAGTTCAAGTTCTTAAGTACTGTGTACACAACGTTGCTCACGCATACGGTAAAACAGCGACGTTCATGCCTAAGCCAATCGTTGGTGACAACGGTTCAGGTATGCACGTTCACCAATCTTTCTGGAAAGACGGTGTTAACCAATTCTCTGGTGATCAATACGCTGGCCTATCTGAAACTGCTCTTTTCTACATTGGCGGTATCATCAAGCACGCTAAAGCATTGAACGCGTTCACTAACGCTTCAACAAACTCTTACAAGCGTCTTGTTCCTGGTTTTGAAGCACCAGTTATGCTTGCATACTCTGCACGTAACCGTTCAGCTTCTATCCGTATCCCTTACGTTGCGAGCCCTAAAGGTAAGCGTATTGAAGCACGTTTCCCTGATCCAACTGCTAACCCTTACCTAGCGTTCGCTGCTATGCTGATGGCTGGCCTTGACGGTATCAAAAACAAGATTCACCCTGGCGATGCTGCAGACAAAGACCTTTACGACCTTCCTGCAGAAGAAGCAGCGGCGATTCCAACGGTTGCTGGTAGCCTAGAAGAAGCGCTTAAGTGCCTAAGCGAAGATCGCGAATTCCTTACACAAGGTGGCGTATTCTCTGATGACATGATCGATGCATACATCGACCTGAAATCTGAAGAAGTTGAACGCGTAAACATGACAACTCACCCAGTTGAGTTTGATCTTTACTACAGCGTTTAA
- a CDS encoding L-threonylcarbamoyladenylate synthase, whose protein sequence is MIITSSIAEITDIIRQGGVVAYPTEAVWGLGCDPYNELAVRRILALKSRPEEKGLILITGDKQQLLKWQPHLNAESFERLVSAPTHPTSWVVPDTEVTPTWVRGKHQSVAIRLSQHQPVVDLCNRLEQAIVSTSANPAGEEPAMNIDELKGYFGETLDGIYDAPLGGATSPSQVKDILTGKVFRV, encoded by the coding sequence ATGATTATTACCTCTTCCATCGCCGAGATTACAGACATCATTCGTCAAGGTGGGGTCGTTGCCTACCCGACAGAAGCGGTATGGGGACTAGGTTGCGACCCATATAATGAGCTCGCTGTCCGCAGAATATTAGCGCTTAAATCTAGACCGGAAGAAAAGGGATTAATACTCATAACAGGGGATAAACAACAACTCTTAAAATGGCAACCGCATTTAAACGCGGAGTCCTTCGAGCGCTTAGTATCAGCGCCGACGCACCCTACTTCTTGGGTTGTTCCCGATACCGAAGTGACGCCAACTTGGGTCCGAGGGAAACATCAAAGTGTCGCTATTCGATTAAGTCAACACCAGCCCGTGGTCGACCTTTGCAATCGCTTAGAACAAGCAATCGTTTCTACGTCTGCAAACCCAGCAGGCGAAGAACCCGCGATGAATATAGACGAACTAAAAGGTTACTTTGGCGAAACATTAGACGGTATCTACGATGCACCGTTGGGCGGAGCAACATCGCCATCGCAAGTAAAAGACATTCTTACAGGGAAGGTTTTTCGGGTTTAA